A window of the Phaseolus vulgaris cultivar G19833 chromosome 5, P. vulgaris v2.0, whole genome shotgun sequence genome harbors these coding sequences:
- the LOC137834860 gene encoding cinnamoyl-CoA reductase CAD2-like yields the protein MSTGAGQVVCVTGASGYIASWVVKFLLERGYTVKATVRDPNNSSKVDHLLNLDGAKERLHLVKANLLEEGSFDSAVEGVHAVFHTASPFFNNAKDPQTELLDPALKGTLNVLKSCVKSPTLKRVVLTSSVAAVSFNYRPKTPDVVVDETWYSDPEYCKENGLWYNLSKTLAEDAAWKFAKENNIDLVTMNPALVVGPLLQPELNTSSAMVLSLVDGSPTFGNVTLGWVDVRDVAMAHILAYESASANGRYVLVERVAHFSDVVKFLRDLYPTLQLPEKCVDDKPYDPIFQVSKEKAKSLGIEYIPLEVSIKDTVESLKEKNFVKF from the exons ATGAGCACCGGAGCTGGACAAGTAGTGTGTGTCACCGGTGCTTCCGGTTACATTGCTTCCTGGGTCGTCAAGTTTCTTCTCGAACGCGGTTACACTGTTAAGGCCACCGTTCGCGATCCAA ATAATTCCAGTAAGGTTGATCACTTGCTTAACCTTGATGGTGCCAAGGAGAGGTTGCATCTCGTGAAGGCGAATCTTCTAGAAGAAGGTTCCTTTGACTCTGCCGTTGAAGGTGTTCACGCTGTGTTTCATACTGCTTCTCCGTTTTTTAACAATGCCAAAGATCCGCAG ACTGAGTTGTTGGATCCAGCTTTGAAGGGAACTCTGAATGTTCTGAAATCGTGTGTGAAGTCGCCCACGCTGAAACGCGTCGTTTTAACTTCTTCCGTTGCTGCAGTTTCGTTCAACTACAGGCCTAAAACCCCTGATGTTGTGGTTGACGAGACTTGGTATTCCGATCCTGAATATTGTAAGGAAAATGGG TTATGGTATAACCTCTCAAAGACTTTGGCCGAAGATGCTGCCTGGAAATTTGCGAAAGAAAACAATATTGACTTGGTTACAATGAACCCGGCATTGGTTGTTGGACCTCTCTTGCAACCAGAACTCAACACTAGTTCTGCTATGGTTTTAAGTCTAGTAGATG GTTCGCCAACATTTGGAAATGTAACTTTGGGATGGGTGGACGTGAGAGATGTTGCAATGGCCCATATTCTAGCATATGAGAGTGCTTCAGCTAATGGAAGATATGTACTAGTTGAGAGAGTCGCACACTTCTCAGACGTTGTGAAGTTTTTACGTGATTTGTACCCTACATTACAACTTCCAGAGAA GTGCGTAGATGATAAGCCATATGATCCAATATTCCAGGTTTCGAAGGAAAAAGCAAAGAGCTTGGGGATTGAATATATTCCTTTGGAAGTGAGCATCAAGGATACTGTGGAGAGCTTGAAGGAAAAGAACTTCGTCAAATTTTAA
- the LOC137834862 gene encoding cinnamoyl-CoA reductase CAD2-like, which yields MCTGAGQVVCVTGASGYIASWLVKFLLQRGYTVKATVRDLSDPKKVDHLLNLDGAKQRLHLVKANLLEEGSFDSAVQGCHAVFHTASPFFSGAKDPQTELLDPAVKGTLNVLKSCVNSPTLKRVVLTSSVAALLNNERPKTPDVVVDETWFSDPEFCRKNGGWYNLSKTLAEEVAWKFAKENNIDLVTINPALVTGPLLQPVLNTSAAAVLNFVNGSPTFRNVTLGWIDVRDVANAHILAYENASANGRYLLVERVEHHSNAIKILRDLYPTIQLPEKCIDDKPYPAIYQVSKEKAKSLGLEYTPLEVSLKDTVESLKEKKFTPF from the exons ATGTGCACCGGCGCCGGACAAGTAGTGTGTGTTACCGGCGCTTCCGGTTACATCGCTTCCTGGCTCGTGAAGTTTCTCCTCCAACGCGGTTACACTGTTAAGGCCACTGTTCGCGACCTAA GTGATCCCAAAAAGGTAGATCACTTGCTTAACCTTGATGGTGCCAAACAGAGGTTGCATCTGGTGAAAGCGAATCTTCTAGAAGAAGGTTCTTTTGACTCTGCCGTACAAGGTTGTCACGCTGTGTTTCACACTGCTTCTCCCTTTTTTAGTGGTGCCAAGGATCCGCAG ACTGAGTTGTTGGATCCGGCTGTGAAGGGGACTCTGAATGTTCTGAAATCGTGTGTGAACTCGCCGACGCTGAAACGCGTCGTTTTAACTTCTTCGGTTGCCGCCCTATTGAACAACGAAAGGCCTAAAACCCCTGATGTGGTGGTTGACGAGACTTGGTTTTCCGACCCTGAATTCTGCAGGAAAAACGGG GGATGGTATAACCTTTCAAAGACTTTGGCAGAAGAGGTTGCGTGGAAATTTGCAAAGGAAAACAATATTGATTTGGTTACAATAAACCCAGCATTGGTCACTGGACCTCTCTTACAACCAGTCCTTAACACCAGTGCTGCTGcagttttaaattttgttaatg GTTCGCCAACATTTAGAAATGTAACTTTGGGATGGATCGACGTGAGAGATGTTGCAAATGCCCATATTCTAGCATATGAGAATGCTTCAGCTAATGGAAGATATTTACTGGTTGAGAGAGTGGAACATCACTCAAATGCTATCAAGATCTTACGTGATTTGTACCCAACAATACAACTTCCAGAGAA GTGTATAGACGATAAGCCATATCCAGCAATATACCAGGTTTCGAAGGAAAAAGCAAAAAGCTTGGGACTTGAATATACTCCTTTGGAAGTGAGCCTGAAGGATACtgtggaaagcttgaaggaaAAGAAGTTTACCCCATTTTAA